In Pseudochaenichthys georgianus chromosome 6, fPseGeo1.2, whole genome shotgun sequence, a single window of DNA contains:
- the sema7a gene encoding semaphorin-7A isoform X2, producing the protein MIQFVIFFIWLAGDFKLVLNLPTLGSKDNPRLLSKGINCGGFEYPVYQKHSVFFYHEDSEEMYVGGTNFVLKLDVEGSHIMENFSLKAPDQQHCQEFSSVNNLSLEIVDIYEGMGISPFVYTHNAISLTVEGDLYSAAPLDTDGSSLQFRRKAGSRTNVWMYDNWISEPTFISATWVEQREEPDNEKIYIFFREKNSDHNPEADPWISRIARVCKVDEGGSKRFFQNMWTSFLKARLVCGFPEKSLYFNHLRDIFVVHAKDWVDTRVYGLFTSSWNATAVCIYTIGKIEDVFENSTFKGYNKDIPKPRPGTCVKNSRNLPLATVNMVKDYPEMNDWVESIHQTAPFYVSSNNYTKIAVDRVQAADGCMHNILLLATDSGKIHKVLEAGEEPFIISETQLSSHSTVQSMKLDSKKKKLVVGFSEKISIIDLQRCQEYNQSCADCVLARDPYCVWTEFGCTPNVTGGIQNILDGNRSVCQPSDEEQKQVNRTKRETDSSSTVDLGTAHSVPLSVPFYLSCPIDSYHAVYTWEHTGQSSPCLQMQSNCLHLIPAMTQENYGGYECVSKERDYTKVVKTYQLKQQTIQDTNRNTDGSNGNLRIQSASAVVPQITWITLTLAVTVSGIFR; encoded by the exons ATGATTCAGTTTGTTATATTCTTCATCTGGCTTGCTGGGGATTTTAAACTCGTTTTGAATTTACCGACTCTTGGATCTAAAGACAATCCCAGACTTCTGAGCAAAG GTATAAACTGCGGTGGATTTGAATACCCAGTCTATCAGAAGCACAGTGTGTTCTTCTATCATGAGGACTCAGAGGAGATGTATGTAGGAGGGACGAATTTTGTGCTGAAACTGGATGTGGAGGGCTCTCATATTATGGAG AATTTCTCGCTGAAAGCCCCAGACCAGCAACACTGCCAAGAG TTTTCGTCAGTGAACAACCTGTCTCTTGAAATAGTGGATATCTATGAGGGGATGGGTATCTCTCCGTTTGTGTACACGCACAACGCCATTTCGCTCACTGTAG AGGGGGATCTTTATTCAGCTGCACCTTTGGACACGGATGGAAGTTCATTACAATTCAGAAGGAAAGCTGGTAGCAGAACTAATGTCTGGATGTATGACAACTGGATCTCAG AGCCCACGTTCATCTCTGCGACGTGGGTGGAGCAGAGGGAAGAACCTGACAATGagaaaatatacatatttttccGTGAAAAGAACTCTGATCACAACCCGGAGGCTGACCCCTGGATATCGAGGATTGCCAGAGTCTGTAAG GTAGATGAAGGTGGATCGAAAAGATTTTTCCAGAACATGTGGACATCTTTTCTCAAGGCCCGGCTCGTTTGTGGATTTCCTGAGAAGTCGCTTTATTTCAACCATCTTCGAGACATTTTTGTTGTGCACGCCAAGGACTGGGTTGACACGAGAGTCTATGGCCTTTTTACAAGCAGCTG GAACGCCACAGCGGTGTGCATATATACAATAGGAAAGATTGAAGACGTATTTGAGAACTCAACTTTCAAGGGCTACAACAAAGACATTCCCAAGCCAAGGCCAGGAACG TGTGTAAAAAACAGCAGGAACCTGCCACTGGCCACCGTCAATATGGTGAAGGATTACCCGGAAATGAATGACTGGGTTGAATCGATACATCAAACGGCTCCGTTTTATGTAAGCAGCAACAACTACACCAAGATTGCTGTGGACCGAGTGCAGGCAGCAGAtgggtgcatgcataacattcTGCTTCTAGCTACTG ATTCTGGGAAGATCCATAAAGTCTTAGAGGCCGGGGAAGAGCCTTTCATCATCTCCGAAACACAGCTCTCCAGCCACTCAACCGTACAATCAATGAAGCTTGACTCCAAAAAG AAAAAGTTAGTGGTGGGTTTCTCAGAGAAGATTTCGATCATTGACCTTCAGAGGTGTCAGGAGTACAACCAGTCCTGCGCAGATTGTGTTCTGGCCCGGGACCCCTACTGTGTCTGGACAGAGTTTGGATGCACCCCGAATGTAAC TGGAGGCATTCAAAATATCCTTGATGGGAACCGAAGTGTGTGTCAACCATCTGACGAAG agCAAAAGCAAGTTAACCGGACCAAACGGGAGACAGATTCATCATCTACGGTGGATTTGGGGACAGCCCACTCGGTCCCCCTGAGTGTCCCCTTCTATTTGTCTTGTCCTATAGACTCCTACCACGCTGTGTACACCTGGGAGCACACAGGCCAGAGCAGCCCATGTCTACAAATGCAGTCCAACTGCCTGCACCTGATCCCCGCCATGACGCAAGAGAACTATGGTGGCTATGAGTGTGTTTCCAAGGAGAGAGACTACACCAAAGTGGTGAAAACATATCAGCTTAAACAGCAAACGATCCAGGATACAAATAGAAACACTGATGGAAGCAATGGTAATTTAAGAATACAATCTGCATCAGCTGTTGTGCCACAGATAACATGGATCACCCTCACACTGGCTGTCACAGTGTCTGGGATTTTCAGATAG
- the sema7a gene encoding semaphorin-7A isoform X1 — protein MIQFVIFFIWLAGDFKLVLNLPTLGSKDNPRLLSKGINCGGFEYPVYQKHSVFFYHEDSEEMYVGGTNFVLKLDVEGSHIMENFSLKAPDQQHCQEGQCENVITVIEKFQDSMFVCGTNGNKPQCWKLFSSVNNLSLEIVDIYEGMGISPFVYTHNAISLTVEGDLYSAAPLDTDGSSLQFRRKAGSRTNVWMYDNWISEPTFISATWVEQREEPDNEKIYIFFREKNSDHNPEADPWISRIARVCKVDEGGSKRFFQNMWTSFLKARLVCGFPEKSLYFNHLRDIFVVHAKDWVDTRVYGLFTSSWNATAVCIYTIGKIEDVFENSTFKGYNKDIPKPRPGTCVKNSRNLPLATVNMVKDYPEMNDWVESIHQTAPFYVSSNNYTKIAVDRVQAADGCMHNILLLATDSGKIHKVLEAGEEPFIISETQLSSHSTVQSMKLDSKKKKLVVGFSEKISIIDLQRCQEYNQSCADCVLARDPYCVWTEFGCTPNVTGGIQNILDGNRSVCQPSDEEQKQVNRTKRETDSSSTVDLGTAHSVPLSVPFYLSCPIDSYHAVYTWEHTGQSSPCLQMQSNCLHLIPAMTQENYGGYECVSKERDYTKVVKTYQLKQQTIQDTNRNTDGSNGNLRIQSASAVVPQITWITLTLAVTVSGIFR, from the exons ATGATTCAGTTTGTTATATTCTTCATCTGGCTTGCTGGGGATTTTAAACTCGTTTTGAATTTACCGACTCTTGGATCTAAAGACAATCCCAGACTTCTGAGCAAAG GTATAAACTGCGGTGGATTTGAATACCCAGTCTATCAGAAGCACAGTGTGTTCTTCTATCATGAGGACTCAGAGGAGATGTATGTAGGAGGGACGAATTTTGTGCTGAAACTGGATGTGGAGGGCTCTCATATTATGGAG AATTTCTCGCTGAAAGCCCCAGACCAGCAACACTGCCAAGAG GGCCAATGTGAAAATGTCATCACAGTGATTGAGAAGTTTCAGGACAGCATGTTTGTCTGTGGAACAAATGGAAACAAACCGCAGTGCTGGAAGCTT TTTTCGTCAGTGAACAACCTGTCTCTTGAAATAGTGGATATCTATGAGGGGATGGGTATCTCTCCGTTTGTGTACACGCACAACGCCATTTCGCTCACTGTAG AGGGGGATCTTTATTCAGCTGCACCTTTGGACACGGATGGAAGTTCATTACAATTCAGAAGGAAAGCTGGTAGCAGAACTAATGTCTGGATGTATGACAACTGGATCTCAG AGCCCACGTTCATCTCTGCGACGTGGGTGGAGCAGAGGGAAGAACCTGACAATGagaaaatatacatatttttccGTGAAAAGAACTCTGATCACAACCCGGAGGCTGACCCCTGGATATCGAGGATTGCCAGAGTCTGTAAG GTAGATGAAGGTGGATCGAAAAGATTTTTCCAGAACATGTGGACATCTTTTCTCAAGGCCCGGCTCGTTTGTGGATTTCCTGAGAAGTCGCTTTATTTCAACCATCTTCGAGACATTTTTGTTGTGCACGCCAAGGACTGGGTTGACACGAGAGTCTATGGCCTTTTTACAAGCAGCTG GAACGCCACAGCGGTGTGCATATATACAATAGGAAAGATTGAAGACGTATTTGAGAACTCAACTTTCAAGGGCTACAACAAAGACATTCCCAAGCCAAGGCCAGGAACG TGTGTAAAAAACAGCAGGAACCTGCCACTGGCCACCGTCAATATGGTGAAGGATTACCCGGAAATGAATGACTGGGTTGAATCGATACATCAAACGGCTCCGTTTTATGTAAGCAGCAACAACTACACCAAGATTGCTGTGGACCGAGTGCAGGCAGCAGAtgggtgcatgcataacattcTGCTTCTAGCTACTG ATTCTGGGAAGATCCATAAAGTCTTAGAGGCCGGGGAAGAGCCTTTCATCATCTCCGAAACACAGCTCTCCAGCCACTCAACCGTACAATCAATGAAGCTTGACTCCAAAAAG AAAAAGTTAGTGGTGGGTTTCTCAGAGAAGATTTCGATCATTGACCTTCAGAGGTGTCAGGAGTACAACCAGTCCTGCGCAGATTGTGTTCTGGCCCGGGACCCCTACTGTGTCTGGACAGAGTTTGGATGCACCCCGAATGTAAC TGGAGGCATTCAAAATATCCTTGATGGGAACCGAAGTGTGTGTCAACCATCTGACGAAG agCAAAAGCAAGTTAACCGGACCAAACGGGAGACAGATTCATCATCTACGGTGGATTTGGGGACAGCCCACTCGGTCCCCCTGAGTGTCCCCTTCTATTTGTCTTGTCCTATAGACTCCTACCACGCTGTGTACACCTGGGAGCACACAGGCCAGAGCAGCCCATGTCTACAAATGCAGTCCAACTGCCTGCACCTGATCCCCGCCATGACGCAAGAGAACTATGGTGGCTATGAGTGTGTTTCCAAGGAGAGAGACTACACCAAAGTGGTGAAAACATATCAGCTTAAACAGCAAACGATCCAGGATACAAATAGAAACACTGATGGAAGCAATGGTAATTTAAGAATACAATCTGCATCAGCTGTTGTGCCACAGATAACATGGATCACCCTCACACTGGCTGTCACAGTGTCTGGGATTTTCAGATAG